The following are encoded together in the Bacteroidales bacterium genome:
- a CDS encoding M23 family metallopeptidase, with protein sequence MGKRVKYVFNHKTLSFEHARLTARHYILKILSYLSTSVVFTVVFVVIGSYFFDSPKERMLRREIRQYELQYKLMNERLEKLQVVLNDMADRDDNIYRVIFESEPIPSEARKAGYGGADRYKDLEGYRNSDLLIQTAAKLDQITAKMYVQTKSFDEVYEMARDKTRLIASIPAIQPVSNQDLRRLSSYFGYRTDPYYKVPKFHEGVDFSAPPGTEIYATGDGVVITSERSKGGYGNQIIIDHGFGYKTMYAHLQSFKVRAGERVKRGQVIGTIGSTGKSTSPHLHYEVWKSNQAVNPINYFFNDVTPQQYEEMLMLSQRPSQTMD encoded by the coding sequence ATGGGCAAGAGAGTAAAATACGTATTCAACCATAAAACCTTATCGTTTGAACATGCCAGGCTTACGGCAAGGCATTATATTCTGAAAATTCTTTCTTACTTATCAACAAGCGTGGTTTTTACAGTGGTCTTCGTGGTAATCGGCTCTTACTTCTTCGATTCACCAAAAGAAAGAATGCTGAGGCGTGAGATCAGGCAATATGAGCTTCAGTATAAACTAATGAACGAACGTCTTGAAAAACTACAGGTTGTCCTGAATGATATGGCCGACCGTGATGATAATATCTACCGTGTTATCTTTGAATCAGAGCCAATACCTTCTGAAGCCAGGAAAGCCGGTTACGGGGGAGCAGACCGTTACAAAGACCTTGAAGGATACCGGAATTCTGACCTTCTCATTCAAACTGCTGCAAAATTGGACCAGATCACGGCTAAAATGTACGTTCAGACCAAATCGTTTGATGAAGTCTATGAAATGGCCCGTGATAAAACGCGGCTTATTGCGAGTATTCCAGCCATTCAACCTGTCAGCAACCAGGACCTCCGTCGTTTGTCATCCTACTTTGGTTACCGGACGGATCCTTATTATAAAGTGCCGAAATTCCATGAAGGCGTAGATTTCTCTGCTCCACCGGGGACCGAAATTTATGCAACCGGGGATGGAGTCGTGATCACCAGTGAGCGATCAAAAGGCGGATATGGGAACCAGATCATCATCGACCATGGCTTTGGTTACAAAACTATGTATGCTCACCTTCAGTCATTTAAAGTGAGGGCCGGAGAACGGGTTAAACGCGGCCAGGTTATCGGTACGATAGGAAGTACAGGTAAATCCACATCTCCCCATTTACATTATGAGGTCTGGAAGAGTAACCAGGCTGTAAATCCTATTAATTATTTCTTCAACGACGTCACGCCACAGCAATATGAGGAGATGCTCATGTTATCTCAGCGCCCGTCGCAAACCATGGATTAA
- a CDS encoding MerR family transcriptional regulator, with translation MAEKLYYTIGEVSKMFRVNPSLIRFWEKEFTIIHPQKNKKGNRVFIAKDIDNLRLIYNLVKEKGYTIQGARDHLSKHKSEAETNIEVIKSLQEIRSLLIEVGKGLP, from the coding sequence ATGGCAGAAAAGCTTTATTATACAATAGGTGAAGTCTCTAAGATGTTCCGGGTTAATCCATCATTGATCCGTTTCTGGGAGAAGGAATTCACCATAATCCACCCTCAGAAGAATAAAAAAGGCAACCGTGTATTCATTGCAAAAGATATCGACAACTTACGGTTGATTTATAACCTGGTGAAAGAAAAGGGATACACGATCCAGGGTGCCCGTGATCATCTTTCAAAACACAAAAGCGAAGCGGAAACGAATATTGAGGTTATAAAATCCCTTCAGGAAATCAGGAGCTTACTTATCGAGGTAGGGAAAGGGCTCCCCTGA